Proteins found in one Bacteroidales bacterium genomic segment:
- the proS gene encoding proline--tRNA ligase, with translation MAKDFSTREDNYAQWYNDLVLKAGLAENSAVRGCMVIKPYGYSIWEKMQAALDAMFKESGHVNAYFPLFIPKSFFSKEASHVEGFAKECAVVTHYRLKNAPDGSGIIVDEDAKLEEELIIRPTSETIIWDTYRNWIQSYRDLPLLINQWANVVRWEMRTRLFLRTAEFLWQEGHTAHATEQEAIAEARTILDIYADFAEKWMALPVLKGRKSPSERFAGAVDTYCIEALMQDGKALQTGTSHFLGQNFAKAFDVKFLTKENKQEYVWATSWGVSTRLMGALIMAHSDDHGLVIPPRLAPVQVVIVPIYRKTEELEAISRRANEIRETLRKKGISVKYDDRDTFKPGWKFTEYEFKGVPVRLVIGPRDMENNTVEVARRDTLEKETYSLTDIETKIEHLLEQIQLNLYQKALSFRVNNTVRIDTWGEFNERLDSEGGFILAHWDGTPETELAIKEQTKATIRTIPFDAPAENGKCIYSGKPSTQRVIFARAY, from the coding sequence ATGGCCAAAGATTTTTCGACGCGGGAAGATAATTATGCACAATGGTACAATGATCTTGTTCTCAAAGCAGGCCTTGCTGAGAACTCTGCCGTACGAGGCTGCATGGTCATCAAACCTTATGGCTACTCCATCTGGGAAAAGATGCAGGCCGCACTGGATGCGATGTTCAAGGAATCGGGGCACGTCAATGCCTATTTCCCATTATTTATTCCCAAGTCATTTTTCAGCAAAGAAGCCAGTCACGTGGAGGGATTTGCCAAGGAATGTGCCGTGGTGACCCATTACCGGCTGAAGAATGCTCCGGACGGCAGTGGCATTATTGTTGACGAGGATGCAAAGCTGGAGGAAGAACTGATCATCCGCCCGACATCCGAGACCATCATCTGGGATACATACCGCAACTGGATTCAATCGTACAGGGACCTGCCCCTCCTGATCAATCAGTGGGCGAATGTCGTGCGTTGGGAGATGCGGACACGTCTGTTTCTGCGTACCGCTGAGTTTTTATGGCAGGAGGGTCACACGGCCCACGCCACCGAACAGGAAGCCATTGCTGAAGCAAGGACGATCCTGGATATTTATGCTGATTTTGCGGAGAAATGGATGGCCTTACCGGTCCTAAAAGGGAGGAAGTCACCCAGTGAACGATTTGCCGGGGCGGTGGATACTTATTGCATCGAAGCCCTGATGCAGGATGGCAAAGCTTTGCAGACCGGAACTTCCCATTTCCTCGGTCAGAATTTTGCCAAGGCATTCGACGTGAAATTCCTGACCAAAGAAAACAAGCAAGAGTATGTCTGGGCCACCTCCTGGGGGGTTTCGACGCGCCTGATGGGAGCCCTGATCATGGCACATTCGGATGACCACGGCCTTGTCATCCCTCCGCGACTTGCACCGGTACAGGTGGTCATTGTGCCCATATACAGGAAAACAGAAGAGCTTGAGGCCATCTCCAGACGGGCAAATGAGATCAGGGAAACGCTTCGTAAAAAGGGCATTTCTGTCAAATATGACGACCGGGATACGTTCAAACCTGGCTGGAAATTTACCGAATATGAATTCAAGGGTGTACCTGTCCGACTGGTCATCGGACCCAGAGACATGGAAAACAATACCGTTGAAGTGGCCAGAAGAGACACGCTGGAAAAAGAAACGTACAGCCTGACCGACATCGAAACCAAAATTGAACATTTGCTGGAGCAAATACAGCTCAATCTCTATCAGAAAGCTTTGTCATTCAGAGTGAACAATACCGTCAGGATCGATACCTGGGGAGAATTCAATGAACGACTCGACTCCGAAGGCGGATTCATACTTGCCCACTGGGACGGGACTCCTGAAACGGAACTGGCCATCAAGGAGCAAACCAAGGCAACGATACGGACAATACCATTCGATGCACCGGCGGAGAACGGTAAGTGCATCTATTCTGGAAAACCTTCCACCCAAAGGGTCATTTTTGCCAGGGCTTACTGA
- a CDS encoding outer membrane protein transport protein, translating to MKKIILIQGFLVLACYLSLAQNQVDALRYSFTTPGGTARFTGMAGAFNAVGADISTLNTNPAGIGFFKSSEFTLSASVFSSKTSSTYLNETRSDDNSNFNIPNVGFVYSIPINENQEGSGWRNVQFGFSMVRTSNFHNRITFGGTNPENSLLDAYVDWSNGLDTDELGPFDTDLAYQTYLIDPIAGTLDYTNRAPLYPDGSIAPVNQHKTIFTEGYMNEIDFSVGTNYDDKLYLGVSVGLPYLRYYEEASYEETNTVAPDDTNTFDRFTKYDWLDTQGNGYNFKFGLIYRPIDLIRIGVAYHTPTWFNTMNDEYNSSMNSYLNNGEDHHYSSPLGVYDYKLETSWRAIGSLALVFGQRGLINVDYEYMDYSAARLRGKSYDYYDENQQISAVYRPVSNIRVGGELRLLSHLALRGGYGFYASPYDDDLNDGKRQIIAAGIGYRSNSFFIDFGYNHIRSAEDYYLYASETTQAPPADIETSQNNYILTIGMKY from the coding sequence ATGAAAAAAATAATTCTCATCCAGGGATTTCTTGTCCTTGCCTGCTACTTATCACTCGCACAAAACCAGGTGGATGCCCTGCGATACTCCTTTACAACACCAGGCGGAACGGCACGGTTTACAGGTATGGCAGGAGCTTTTAATGCCGTTGGAGCTGACATCTCTACACTGAACACCAACCCGGCCGGAATCGGTTTCTTCAAGTCTTCTGAATTTACCCTGTCGGCCTCCGTCTTTTCATCGAAGACGAGCTCAACCTACCTGAACGAAACCAGATCCGACGACAACAGCAATTTTAACATCCCCAACGTCGGATTCGTTTACAGCATACCCATCAACGAAAACCAGGAAGGTTCCGGCTGGCGCAATGTACAATTTGGATTCAGCATGGTCCGCACCAGCAATTTCCATAACCGGATAACCTTCGGAGGCACGAATCCCGAAAATTCGCTACTGGACGCCTATGTGGACTGGTCAAATGGTCTGGATACTGATGAGCTGGGTCCCTTTGACACCGACCTGGCCTATCAGACCTACCTGATCGATCCGATTGCAGGAACCCTGGACTATACGAACAGGGCGCCTCTTTACCCGGATGGAAGCATTGCACCGGTCAATCAGCATAAAACGATTTTCACGGAGGGCTACATGAACGAAATTGACTTCTCCGTCGGCACAAATTACGACGACAAGCTTTATCTTGGAGTTTCCGTCGGTCTGCCCTATTTGCGGTATTACGAAGAAGCCTCGTATGAAGAAACAAATACGGTAGCCCCGGACGACACCAACACCTTTGACAGATTCACCAAATATGACTGGCTCGATACGCAGGGTAACGGTTATAATTTCAAGTTCGGACTGATCTACCGTCCCATCGATCTGATACGCATTGGTGTGGCTTATCACACACCAACCTGGTTCAATACGATGAATGATGAGTACAATTCATCCATGAATTCTTACCTGAATAACGGCGAAGATCACCATTACTCATCACCGCTGGGTGTGTACGATTATAAACTGGAAACTTCCTGGAGGGCAATCGGAAGCCTGGCATTGGTGTTTGGGCAACGTGGCCTGATCAACGTTGATTACGAGTATATGGACTATTCTGCCGCCAGACTCAGAGGCAAGAGCTATGATTATTACGACGAAAACCAGCAGATCAGTGCTGTTTATCGGCCTGTTTCCAACATCCGTGTGGGTGGTGAGCTGAGATTGCTCAGTCATCTGGCACTCAGGGGCGGCTATGGATTCTATGCAAGCCCCTATGATGATGACCTAAATGATGGCAAGCGGCAGATCATTGCCGCAGGAATTGGCTACAGATCGAACAGTTTCTTCATTGATTTCGGATACAACCATATCCGGTCAGCAGAAGATTATTACCTGTATGCATCCGAAACCACGCAGGCACCCCCTGCTGACATAGAGACCAGTCAGAACAATTACATTCTTACCATCGGAATGAAATACTAG
- a CDS encoding DUF2807 domain-containing protein: MITWKKIGWLLPLSWMLIGCEKFPGEDCFKSTGEKTVEHRTIQPFEHINLEDNINLILTQGDEFSAMVKAGENLIGSIITVVNDNVLTVKNENKCNWMRDFNEEIDVYLTVNHLCSITYRSSGLILSTNTIVSDSLNIAVWDGTGTIDLDIQTRVSALSIHYGSVDYRIRGKSNVCYIYAGSYGPFFCEDLETTFMFMNNCGSNDCYVYCIGELEIQILYTGSIYYTGKDYAPLPVLSKSEITGSGKLVNLDD, from the coding sequence TTGATTACCTGGAAGAAAATAGGCTGGTTGTTACCGCTGAGCTGGATGCTCATCGGTTGCGAAAAGTTCCCCGGGGAGGATTGTTTCAAGTCGACGGGTGAAAAGACCGTTGAACACCGTACCATTCAACCTTTTGAGCATATCAACCTTGAAGATAACATAAACCTCATCCTTACGCAGGGGGATGAGTTTTCCGCAATGGTCAAGGCTGGCGAAAACCTTATCGGATCCATCATCACAGTGGTAAACGACAATGTGCTTACGGTAAAAAATGAAAATAAATGTAACTGGATGAGGGATTTCAATGAAGAAATTGATGTTTACCTGACCGTCAACCATCTTTGCAGCATCACCTACCGTTCCTCCGGGCTGATCCTGAGCACCAATACCATTGTATCTGATTCCCTCAACATTGCCGTTTGGGATGGAACCGGAACCATTGACCTGGATATACAAACCCGGGTCAGTGCACTGAGCATCCATTACGGATCGGTGGACTACCGTATCAGAGGCAAATCCAACGTCTGCTATATCTATGCCGGAAGCTATGGTCCCTTCTTCTGTGAGGACCTGGAAACCACGTTCATGTTCATGAACAACTGCGGATCGAACGATTGTTATGTTTACTGCATTGGGGAGCTGGAAATCCAGATCTTGTATACGGGAAGCATTTATTATACCGGTAAAGACTATGCCCCGTTACCGGTTCTCTCTAAATCGGAAATCACAGGAAGCGGCAAACTGGTCAACCTTGATGACTGA
- a CDS encoding Nif3-like dinuclear metal center hexameric protein, which yields MKLAQIVSILEETVPALWQEDYDNSGLIVGDPQMDVSKALVCVDVTQSVFDEAVRRNCDLIIAHHPLVFKGLKRLTPGSRTESLVIQAIKKDIAVYALHTNLDNMDKGVSWALGQKIGLKTSQVLVPRKGLLRKLVTFCPVDHAEQVRQALFDAGAGCIGNYDSCSYNLEGTGSFRAGEGSHPFVGETGKTHFENELRIETVYPLHLEHEIVRALLNAHPYEEVAYDLYPLENEYAKVGSGVIGDLESPLDEAEFLDLLKSISGSVVLRHSALLGRHVSKVAICGGSGSFLIREAIARKADVFITADLKYHDFFEAGRKILLADIGHYESEQFAKELIAAILVKKIPTFAVLMTENNTNAVYYH from the coding sequence ATGAAATTAGCACAAATTGTCAGCATTCTGGAAGAAACCGTCCCGGCTTTGTGGCAGGAGGATTACGATAACTCCGGACTCATTGTCGGCGATCCTCAAATGGATGTTTCCAAAGCCCTGGTCTGTGTCGACGTCACGCAGTCTGTCTTCGATGAAGCAGTTCGCAGAAACTGTGACCTGATCATCGCTCATCACCCGCTCGTGTTCAAAGGACTCAAAAGGCTTACTCCCGGCAGTCGTACAGAGAGTCTGGTGATCCAGGCCATTAAGAAGGATATTGCCGTTTATGCCCTTCATACCAACCTGGATAATATGGACAAGGGAGTCAGCTGGGCACTTGGTCAAAAGATCGGATTGAAAACGAGTCAGGTTCTTGTTCCAAGGAAAGGATTGCTTCGTAAGCTTGTGACCTTCTGCCCGGTTGACCATGCGGAGCAGGTCCGACAGGCCCTGTTTGATGCGGGAGCAGGTTGCATCGGGAATTACGATTCCTGCAGTTACAATCTGGAAGGTACAGGTTCTTTCAGGGCCGGTGAGGGAAGCCATCCTTTTGTCGGGGAGACAGGGAAAACACATTTTGAAAATGAACTTCGGATTGAAACGGTCTATCCCCTTCATCTGGAGCATGAAATCGTAAGGGCCTTACTGAACGCCCATCCTTATGAAGAGGTTGCCTATGATCTGTATCCTCTTGAAAATGAATATGCCAAAGTGGGATCCGGTGTCATTGGTGATTTGGAAAGTCCCCTGGACGAAGCAGAATTTCTCGATTTACTGAAATCCATTTCAGGATCGGTCGTTCTAAGGCATTCTGCTCTGTTGGGCAGGCACGTAAGTAAGGTGGCCATATGTGGGGGTTCGGGAAGCTTCCTGATCAGGGAGGCCATCGCAAGGAAAGCAGATGTGTTCATAACGGCCGATCTCAAATACCACGATTTCTTTGAGGCGGGCCGGAAAATCTTACTTGCAGATATTGGACATTATGAAAGCGAACAATTTGCAAAAGAACTGATCGCTGCAATTCTTGTAAAAAAAATCCCTACTTTTGCAGTCCTTATGACCGAGAATAATACAAACGCGGTTTACTATCACTAA
- a CDS encoding C4-type zinc ribbon domain-containing protein, producing MNISVSQPLIEGAEISVEQKLIALYSLQQIDSQIDRIRIIRGELPLEVQDLEDEIIGLETRIENYNEEVASLEKSIKDKQLTIKESQNLIKRYEEQQQNVRNNREYDSLSKEIEYQTLEIQLAEKRIKEFRLSLEQKQTEIAEAQENFNERQSDLRLKQKELEDIVTETDKEEKTLVEKSNDNQKFIEERLVRAYKRIRKNARNGLAVVQIERDACGGCFSKIPPQRQLDIRMHKKIIVCEYCGRILVDSSIAEALNK from the coding sequence ATGAACATCAGTGTCAGCCAGCCACTCATTGAGGGGGCGGAAATCAGCGTAGAACAAAAACTCATTGCCCTGTATTCACTGCAGCAGATTGATTCCCAAATCGACCGGATCAGGATCATCCGCGGGGAACTCCCACTCGAGGTGCAGGACCTGGAAGATGAAATCATTGGGTTGGAAACCCGCATTGAAAACTATAACGAGGAGGTGGCTTCCCTTGAGAAATCAATAAAAGATAAGCAACTGACGATAAAAGAAAGTCAGAATCTGATCAAACGGTATGAGGAGCAACAGCAAAACGTCCGAAACAACCGCGAGTATGATTCTCTTTCCAAGGAGATTGAATACCAGACACTGGAAATACAGCTTGCCGAAAAGCGTATCAAGGAATTCCGACTTAGCCTAGAGCAAAAACAGACTGAAATAGCTGAAGCCCAGGAAAATTTCAATGAGCGTCAGAGTGATCTCCGGTTAAAACAGAAAGAACTTGAAGATATTGTAACGGAGACAGATAAAGAAGAAAAGACCCTGGTTGAAAAATCCAACGATAACCAGAAATTTATCGAGGAGAGGTTGGTAAGGGCTTATAAGAGAATCCGCAAAAACGCCCGCAATGGACTTGCAGTAGTTCAGATTGAACGTGACGCCTGCGGAGGATGCTTCAGTAAAATCCCGCCCCAGCGGCAACTGGATATCCGCATGCATAAAAAGATCATTGTCTGTGAATACTGCGGCAGGATCCTGGTCGATTCCAGCATTGCTGAGGCACTGAACAAATAG
- a CDS encoding acyloxyacyl hydrolase, which yields MNILLNKGLRSRSIIFMLILILAFIVLSPNVYGQYSKTGNRSKHAAHKLFRSNLLLSGNVYYGFIINHHVGMEIYNSHFPSLELSLIKATYGKKYWEQLYGYPWIGIAYWYSNLGSSSYLGSAHAIFPHINFELYSTKKLNLGFRLGAGLGYLTKTFDRLTNYKHLAIGTHLNFAGNVMFDVRYQANPRLYLTGGISLTHFSNGSFKLPNYGLNIPSIHAGVAYQLNKPNRYIERRLYDPTKPLEFDLHRTLELDFVGVIGFKNLDAIFGQKFFVYSLSGNARKEISLKSKLGMGWDISYDDSDYKMLEKKQIHINKKFSLIKTGVSASYGLAVGKLAFDFNFGMYIYMNDLDKSDGAFYHKIGIKYDLTDKLFANITLKTHWGKADYIGWGMGYRFKLKY from the coding sequence GTGAACATATTATTAAATAAGGGTTTACGTTCGCGGTCCATTATCTTCATGCTGATCCTGATACTGGCCTTCATTGTTCTATCCCCGAATGTGTACGGTCAGTACAGCAAAACCGGAAACCGCTCAAAGCATGCCGCACATAAACTCTTTAGAAGCAACCTTTTGCTGTCAGGAAATGTTTACTATGGCTTTATCATAAATCACCACGTAGGGATGGAAATCTACAACAGCCATTTCCCCTCCCTTGAGCTTAGCCTGATCAAGGCAACCTATGGAAAAAAATACTGGGAACAACTCTACGGATATCCCTGGATAGGGATCGCTTACTGGTACTCAAACCTGGGAAGTTCTTCCTACCTGGGATCGGCACATGCCATTTTCCCCCATATAAACTTTGAGCTGTATTCCACCAAAAAACTCAATCTTGGATTTCGGTTAGGAGCCGGATTGGGCTACCTAACCAAAACATTCGACCGGCTGACGAACTATAAACACCTGGCCATAGGCACACACCTGAACTTTGCCGGAAATGTCATGTTCGATGTCCGGTACCAGGCCAATCCCCGTCTTTATTTAACCGGTGGCATCTCACTCACCCATTTTAGCAACGGATCCTTCAAATTGCCCAACTATGGATTAAACATTCCTTCCATCCATGCAGGGGTTGCCTATCAGCTCAACAAACCGAACAGGTACATTGAACGCCGGCTGTATGATCCAACAAAGCCCCTGGAGTTTGATTTACATCGGACACTCGAACTCGACTTCGTCGGAGTAATAGGATTTAAAAACCTGGATGCCATCTTCGGACAGAAATTTTTTGTCTATTCATTGTCTGGCAATGCAAGAAAAGAAATAAGCCTCAAAAGCAAACTCGGAATGGGATGGGATATCTCCTATGATGATTCCGATTATAAGATGCTTGAAAAAAAACAAATCCACATCAACAAGAAGTTCAGCCTGATCAAGACCGGAGTCAGTGCCTCCTATGGCCTTGCCGTGGGGAAACTGGCATTCGATTTTAATTTTGGAATGTACATTTACATGAACGATCTGGATAAGTCTGATGGGGCTTTTTATCATAAGATCGGCATTAAATATGATCTTACTGATAAGCTATTTGCCAATATTACGTTAAAAACACACTGGGGTAAAGCGGATTATATTGGATGGGGCATGGGTTACCGGTTTAAGCTGAAGTATTGA